The Anas platyrhynchos isolate ZD024472 breed Pekin duck chromosome 8, IASCAAS_PekinDuck_T2T, whole genome shotgun sequence region CAGCCTCTGCTGACGGTCAGGCTCCTGTACCCATGCTCTCACCTTGTAACAGTGCTTTTGATCTTACAACTCACATTTTCCCTCAccttattttagaaaataaaattcagagttGCCATACATAATTATAAaaatcagtattaaaaataaatcattaaaatagTAAGCATTGTGGTTTTATCCATAAAATTAGATCAGCCACCACTGTACTACAGAAGTTAACTAGAAGATCAATACAAGGTTGCTATGAGAACACAATAACAATTGCAGCTGGGGCAGACTGGCCATCTTTTTCTGACACATTTATGAAAAACTTTGGACATGCAAGACAAGTGTTTTGTTAAGCTGTACCTTTATTAACATGTTAAATGCGACTACTTAAATATACGAGGCTACTGAGAGAACATGCATGTAAGTGAATACATTTTGAATAATCTGTACTGCGTACTGCAACACTCGAAGCCTTACCCAAGTAACACTGGATGGCGACTTTGCTGATTTTTACACATTTAGGAAAACCAATAATGAATTCCTGCGGGAACATTCCTGTCGTCGTCCAGAACGTTTCAGAACttctgtggagaaaaacaaaaccacacagggCTATTTACAGCAGCCTtgaaagaaatttttaaaataaataaagaatgagAGGCCGTTATTACTGGGGGAGATTTTAGTTTGCGTTGCGGGGGCAGAAAATATTCCAGCTAGGAGAGGCACCGCGCTGCCAGGGGACCCCCCCTCAGGGCCCCTCTCGCCGCCCTCACCCGTCCGCCATGTTCTCGGCGGGGTGCTGCGGGTCGCTGGAGGTGGCCAGGACGAGGGCAGCGCCCGCCGAGCTCCGGCACCAGTCGGCGGCCCCCATCTGGAACCGGGAGCGGAGGGGATGGCCGAGCCCGGTGCTGCCGGTACCGGGCAGCAGGGCCGCCCCGGAGCAGCGCGGTTGTGGCCGGGCGAGGCGGTGCCGCAGCGGGACCCtcacggggggggggagcgagaaaatggcggcggcggcggcgcccccccCTCAGAGCCCACCCCGGGGCCGCGTCCCCTCAGCGTCCCCTCAGCGCCTCGCTCCCCTCCCGCTGCCCGCCCCCGGCGCGGCCCCGCCTGCTGCGGGATGGGAGCGGCGAGAGCGGCCCCGGCTGAgggagcggcggggcggccccggcgggGCAGGTAGGTgagggcagccccccccccctcggacCCCTCAGCAccgctcctgccctgctctgagAGCCGGGAGGGGGCTCCTCGGTCAAGCTCGGCTGCCCTGCTGCGGTCAGCCATttaccctcctcctcctctctctcttcgTTCCCctcttcctgcagcacagctgtgccCCCCCTCACACCCCAGCTCCTTTTCGCCATCCCAGTGTCTGTGGGTTGATGgcaggcagcacccagcccgGCCCTCCTGGCGCTGCAGGGTTACGTGACAACCTGCACTCAGGGCACCCAGGATCGCTGACGGGGCTTGGGGTCTTTTTCAAGGTGTGTTTTACCTGTCTGCGGTTTGTTTTTGCAGAACTGGACCAGGGGAATGTCGTGCTGGCTCCACTCGGAAAGCTGGCTGGACACCGGGCCGATATACGTGCGTGAAAATGGGAAGCTGCACGTGGTAAACCAGGGTGCGGGCGGCATACACAATGTCCCTCCCAAAGCAAGACCTTTCAGGCTGTTCTCCAGAGGATTTTCTGTGGAGCTCTGCATGAACAGGGAGGACGACAGGGCAAGGAGGCAGAGGACCGATCACTTCATCTTCACCTACACCAAGGAGGGGAACCTCCGATACTCGGCCAAGTCCCTCTTCAGCCTGGTGCTGGGGTACATTTCTGACAACGTTGACCACATTGACTCGTTGATTGGTTTCCCAGAGCAGATTGCTGAAAAGCTCTTCTCAGCTGCCGAAGCAAGACAAAAGTTCACAGAACCAGTTACAGGACTGAGAGCTCTACAGAAGTTTACTGAAGCATATGGCAATTTGGTGCTATGTTCGTTATGTCTGCGGAATAGGTAAGTGCATTCAGTAACAAATACCTAGTGCTTTTTGCTAGCATGCTTAAATTTTCCCTTACTTTCTCTCAAAAGTAACTTTTCAAAAAATGTAGGCCTAATAGCACCACCTATTTTTAGTCAACTGACTTGAGCCTCATCTTACTCTGCTGCTTGTTTCCCTTCGTACCATTCCTTTCCTAACAAGTACAGCCCACAGCTGCTGGTTTCACACTGAGATACAAGGCAATATAGGTAATAGATTAAATCCATGTAAACTAAAGGGGGATTTTATTTGAAGGTTTAAACTTGCAACTATTTTTTAACAATGCTAATCAGTATTTGCATAACAGTCTGTATGTGTAATGCTACCTCAGGTATTTCTTGGGTCATTTTTCTAATTGTACTTAGAAGCATTTCAACATGCCTAGCTGACTGTTCAGATAAAATACACCCTTGCAGACCATCTCGGATTATTTACTATAAGTTTTtaactcatttcattttttatcccATTTCATTTTGGGTGCTGAGCAGAAGATACAGTCTTGTAGGTGAGAGTTAGAGCCTTTGAAGTCAGGCAGGTTTTACCTTAGTGGTAACTGTGGTTCCTAGCCCCATACTGAACATACCTTAATGAGGTTCTGATTagaatacagcttttttttttcctaccttctCGGTGTTCACGTTTTCTTTCTCTACAAGAGAGTCACACCAAGCTTAAAACTGAATGTGCTTTTAAAGCTTTGCTCCTACTGAAGTCTTTCCAAGTACTGTAATGAGACTATTTTCCATCTATACATGTTAAAAGGGATGGTTTATCCAGTTTAGAATCAAAGTACAGGCATATTCATCTGAAGTGCCAAGAGTGTTTTGAGCACAGTAGGAATGTTTGATCAGAGGTCAATTATCTTTTGTTTTATCCCTTAAACCTACTCCCTCTTTATTTTTAGTACAGATACTTTTTATGAGCTTAATTCAGAAGTGGAGTTACCTCTGGCATAGTTTGCTATTACAGAAAGCTCAGTTAAGCATCAAGTCTTTGAAATCCAGGAAGTAAGATACTAAAGCACTTTCTGATTAATCATATTTGTGAAAGAGCCCACTCTTCACAAGCCCTCTGTGGTCTACTGAGAGTTGCTTTGCACTCTGACTGCACGTATTGCCTCCTAGAATTTGGTGGAGTAGTTTGGTAGGTATACTTGCACCAAGAAGGTGCTCTTACTTCCATGGGCAAAAAGGCATTCATTGAGGGATGCAATTAGTAAACACACCTAATTTCAGCACTGTAGGTGTTATCCTCAGAGAATGTCTTGCTGTGGGGACTGTGAGGTAAATTCAGAAGAGATTAGGTTGTATTGCTATGGAAATAAGAGGTAAAAGCAAAGGAGATGGGGATAAGGTAGTAACTGCTACGTGCAAGCAGGGTGTTACTGCATATTCATGCATGCCATTCTTCAGTGCATTCCTACCTCTAAACCTCCTACTGAATAGTTCCAGCACAGATGTTTGCATGGCTGCGGAGTGAATCGGATCCGGGAACCAACgcagctcaaaaaaaataacccaCTGAGTAACCACTGCCTGGGGTGTAATCACCGCTCCAGTTGGAGTCCAGGGTCCTGCAGGCATCTTGTTGGACTTACTCTAGTGAGCTGGGCCACGTCTCTAGCGAAGTATTGTATTTTCACATGTGGAAAGTAAAATTTTACCATTTGGCAAGCTGTGCTGATGCATTCAGAATAGATTTGAAACCTGGGTGAATGCTGGTTTGTCTCCACGCCACCTAGATACTAAGGAAGAGCAATTTGTGAATCtgatttaaagtattttattctaCATTATTCTGAAATAATACAGTAATAACCTGAAAACAGGCCCCTAACAGTGGTGTTTGCAAATTGAGGTTGTAATTGTTAGTCCATTATTCTGTGTCATaacaaaacaatatttattCAAGGAGAAGGCTGGGGATTCGGATGTATTGTGTGCAGAATGCAGTTTAAAAAAGATAATTACAACAGTTGGCCAGTTTCTGTCAGTTTCTACACAGATTCATATGAGAAATAACTGCCTTATGCTTGTGACACTTGAGAATACTTGAAGATCCTTCTTATGTGCCCTGAACACTGATAGCTTTTTTGTTCTTCACAGATACCTGCTTATCTCTGAAAAACTAGAAGAAATTAAGTCTTTCCGGGATCTGACGTGTTTGGATCTTTCCTGTTGTAAACTCGGAGATGAACATGAACTTTTAGAACACCTCACTAAAGAGGCTCTGTCTAGGTACTAATTGCTTGATGTGTATCTAAAGACACTTTCTTTTCCTATCACTAAGCAGTTCAAAGAATCAAGGTGTGACTTTACAGAAAAATTTCACAGAAAGTAGTGTGTAAATTTGAAGATTTCAGTTGTTGATAAAACCTGTTCTTGAGgtaaacaaaatacagaatttattgTACAAAAAAACATGCTCTAAAGGACATGCTAAATCTCAAAGGTGCTATAAATGTGCAAGATAAttcttgtgtatttttataatttccattgggcaggaaaaaaaaatgcatcttaaGCATTTGTTACAGCTTTacacttttatttccttctttaatGGGTAACTTTTATAAGACAAATTTTTAACTAAACCAATAGGCCAGATGGAGATCTGTGTAAGCACTAGGTTGATGTTTAGTTAATTAatactttggaaaataaattttattgtgTTTGATACTGAAgattgaaaagtaaaaaaattgGGAAAACAGTAGGCAGAATAGCTACTAACTAGGGGATGTTACATTAATATAAAACTTCGATACTTTGATGCATTTTGAGatgagattttgttttcaaagcactttgaaaaatgTTGTAATGTTATGTTTTCCCTGAGTTCATCTGTGTTAATAATACCTCATTGTTTACCTAAAAATTGTTGCTGCATCTCTTGCCAAATCTGTCCTCTCCCATTTTGCcaagtgtttttctcttttcagttttgagtGAAGTTGAGATTGGCAGTCCTGATTTAAATGACTTCAATTTATAAAGAACCTCCTTGTCTCTGTTAGCAAATGCTTGTGCTCTAGGATGAGTTTGTCACTGGAGTTCCATGAATAACTGCTCAAATAAGTGCTTCTGTTGAGCTAGCAGAAGGAATATAAAAACACTTGTCAGTCCTACTGACCCAGCCTTCTTTCTTGCTACTTTTATTAATGTTAATAAAAAGTTCTTATTAACCCTTCAGTAGACTGAGGGGTTGGCACAAGATGAGCCCAGACTTTCTGCTAAGAGTTTTAAGATATTTTGCAAAGCTGTCTAAATAAAGTGACTGTAAAcaattgttttgtatttctccTTCCAGTGTAAAAAGGCTTCTCTTGAAAGACAACGCTTTATCAGATGCGGGCCTTCGCAGAATGACAGCACCAGTACGAGTATTGAAAAAGGGACTTGAGAATCTTTTGGTATTAGACTTGTCTTGTAAGTGCTTCATGGTATAATATTAGAAGCAAACTGTATCTTTTTttgataaagatttttttccacttaataTTGAAGGGATACAAATAATTTAACAATTCCTTTGAGCCTAGTACCCAGTCCCAGGTTTGACTGCCAGCTTCCCGCAAGGCACAGGTCATACCTCTAAGTCTCAGCTACATGTTAATTACGTACATGTCTCTAAGAACGTGGGAAGTAATATTGTAAAACTTGTATTTTGATTATTAGAGGAAAAACACCACATTTGACTCAATTTCCAAACATGAATCATCCTACAAAGAAGAGGCCAAAAATCCCTTGTTCAAGTATTAGCTTTTGGAACAAATAGTTTCTTGGTATTCTATCTTCTTCCACATCTTGCAACTTAACTTTACCTGACCTTACAGGTAACCCTAAAATCACAGATGTGGGAATTGGATACATTCTTTGTTTCAAGAAGTTGAACTGTTTGGACATTTCTGGGACAGGTCTCAAGGTAAAAGAGCTTCTAAGTTTAACAGACAAATATAACCAAATGGTCTTTCCTTCTGACCacttcatttcccttttcaCTAGGATGTTAATGCCGTCATTAAACGAATCCAAACGCAGATAGGCTTGGTTCACTCAGAAGTGCCTCTGAAAGAATTTGATCATAGTAACTGCAGAACAGAGGGATGGGCAGAGCAGGTATGGGTTTTTAAGTCTATTTTACTTTCTAGAAATGTTTCTTATGTAATAGCTATGAGGTATTAAATCACTAAATAGGAAATAATAACGGATATGTTTCTGTTGACGTTTCTGTAAACTTTACAAGAAATATTAACTCCctcatattttctttcagacagTTTTGCAGTGGGAGCAGGCAGTTATGGAGGCTGTCAAGCCACAAGAGGACTTGAGATCCAGAACAGCAGCTCAGCACTTCTGTATGTAGTTGAATAGAGACCACATTATTTAATCATTTTCTAGGAGGaatattttcatgcatttttgtaGTACAAATAGCATCTCAGATGTGCAATTTTAGCCATTTATGCAACTACTTTACAGTGTGGTGGAAggttttttgtatgtgttttttttatatatatatatttgttagaTTGCTGGATAACTTACTTAAAATTCAGTATGACAGCAGGCTCAGGGCAATATCTAATAACTGAGTTTTCTCCTTAAAATCTGGagtccaaaataaaaatgttcatttcccCTATGTATGCTTCAGTAAAACAAACAGTATTTCCAGGTTTGCTTGGCCAAAACAATTTGCAACACACGTGTACATTTTAAGGCataattctgtttttcccccaactctgaactttttgtttttccccctgtaGATGGCAAGACACGCAGAACAGAGGAAGCAGTCAAATGCAAGTTGGAGGAGACAGAAACCAAAGCATCTGGAAACTTGCAGTTTTATAAGGAAAAAGTTCAAAATTGCCATTCACCTTTGAAAAAGGAGGTTGCAGGCAGCCATGAAtcaaagaacaataaaaaaagagCTTTGGCTGaacaagagagagaaaggacTTCCAAACAGAAGCATCTGTGCCTCACAGTGGAGGACTGGGATTTGTTAAATACCTACTGAGTCAGAAAGAAACGagtcttttgtttgttgttttcttgctgACAATGGATTTTAGAGGCGTTCAGATGGAGTAACAAAGCAGACCAGTATTGTTAAAGCTGGTTGCTGTGATATGCTTGTGTTATCGTAggcttggggaggggagggctaGAGTCCAGGAGAAGGGTGATGTTACTACTGTATATTTTCAAtacataatttttttcaaataaagtttTTGTTGTCATCCTTAACTAATTCTTCTGACATAGATACCGTTCACAAAAATACTGGTCTTGTCCCTTCTCATCTCTTGTCTCCTCAGGGGCCAAAGACTAATAATAATCACTGCAACTTTTTAGAAGTAAAGCTGCGCTGTGCTTGTCAAGTGCAGTGGGCCTTTAACAGTGCTGCTAGCACAGAAGGCTCAGCCTGTAaaagcagaggctgtgctgaTAGAGCTCTGACAAAGGGAGGAAGCAAACAGGATAAGGACGGgcctgggggagggagggaagcagagacagaaaccCCTCGGTAACATTGcacaaaatcaaagaacagAAGTCCCCTATCGCCTTCCTTTTAACCCAGGAAATGAAAGCTGAAACTGGGTTACTGCAGAGATTAAACTCTACAGCTGTAACATGCCCTGCCTTACAAGCAAATCCTGCCTGCGCTTTGTGCTTTAAAGCCTCCTCTCAGTGTGTGTGCAGGCCTGCCATACGCTAACTGCATCTCATCTAAAACATAAAGGGAAGTGTTCACTGAACAGCACGCACTtgctgcaaaaggcagagatACTCAGAATGATTCCGTTTTGGTCTTTCTGAAGCCAGGAGTACAGCTGTAACACTACAGGTTTGTTTATCATCAACACAGGACTGGAATTCAATCAAAACTGAGGTGCTCAGTGAAGCCATCGTTGTGCCCTTTAAGGCCAAGGACAGGCTGCTTCTACTCGTGCCAATTTAGATATCTTCAGAGTTCAGTGTTTGTCACAATTCAGTAACAAGGAAAACAGCCCATCCTTGGCAATCACAAACACAAAGATGCCAAGAAAGGGAACTTCACCTCAAAAATGCGTAGAGATGAGAGGGAAACCCCTGCCTCTTTGTTTCTGTATTGCTGAAGTTTCTCCAAAAAGGACTACAAACAAAGAATGCAACTATGCTTGTTTTGAAgccctacatttttttttcccagaaactCTAGGCTATTTATAGAATCCACTGAAGACTACATCAGCCCTCTTCTGAGACAAATAATGGCACAAACAGTGACTTAGCAGAACCACTACCAGGGAGGAAGAAGGCTGTGACACACaagcctcctcctgcagctggcttTCGGTTCAGCAGCCAACGTGGATTTCTTTTGCTAGCTCTTCTGCGCCTGTGAGATCTGCTCATCTGAGCATGCAGATGCCAGCCTTGGAGCGTTGTGTTCTCCGTTTCACATCAGtaaagcagctgggagctgaCACCTTGAGGCAGAAAAGAGGCACATTGTGATTTGGCATGAACGGCCTGCCCAGGTCAGGAGTGTCAGTAAAATAGCACGGTGTAGCTTCACTTCTCAGAAGAGGTATTTTAGAGCATTGTGCTTTTTATGTTCTCCACCCCTGGTAAAGTTAGTCCTCGTGCTGACCAGCAGACTTCCTCTTTTAAACACACCGTTGTGTAAATTTTATCCTGAGATGACTTAGGCACGTTACCACTCTGTACTCATCCCCCTCATCTCTCCTCAGAGCTCTGAGGCACAAATCCCCCACTGACAGGACTGACAAATACAGGACGGGGGGAATCCAGCAATTGCCACATGGCCCAGCCTAACCAGCGTCCTCTTCCCACCCACAGCAAAGGTGAGAGGCTCCACAAAGTCATGGTCACCCCAATATTTTTAAGGCAGAACAAGTTTCTTACTAACCATATTTGCTGGTCTCAGTGCTGAGCATGAAGGTTTCAAAGCCCACGAAGAAGGCAAACAGCCAGTGGTTGAACCCCATCTGAATCACAAAGCAGctcttccccccaaaaaagagagAGCTACCCCTGAACTGACCCTCCTTGAGCTCCTCTGAAGAAGTGCTGCAGAACTTCCTTGTAGATTGCCCCTGGGAATGCTTTGGGTTAATAAGAGGAGCACAGCAACTACAACAAACTAGGATTTACCAACCCCAAATCAGCCTTGTTGAAATGTTAGATGCTTGTGATTTTCTGGTAGAAACATGCATCTCTATTTCATGTTTTGACTGAGGCTGGAAGCTTGAAAGTGAGAAATGTTTACCTAAAAAACTCAGTCCCTCCTCTGAGCTGCAGCACTGAGGTGATGCTTTACAGACATAGCGAAAGCGAGCCATCCGTCCCGGCCTGGCATGGCAAAGGAGGGGTTATTAAACACAGCTCTAAAAATTTCCATGGTACCTGCTCCATTATGCAGAATTTTGCCGTCTCATTCTAGGTAAAGCGTGAGTCAGAACACagcaaagctatttttaaaagatctgTCAGATCCATGGCTGTATCCCAGCTACAAATTAGAACAAACATCCACCATTTATACCAGCCACGGAGAGACGCCGAGTTACAGATCACaggagagagaggaaatgaGTGgactggcttttatttttaaagatatgtGACCTGGGATGGTGGTGGGGAGAACAGTGCCTGATGTTTATTTTGGGCCTAGAACAGTAGGAACACTCACTGAAAATCCGTGTTTTCCTCAGAATCAACATTTTAGACACAGATGagtgttttggttttcctttcttcaaaggagcagagaaagaacaCAGCTTTCTTAAATTTCAATGGCACATCCACATCTCTATCCTGCGGACTGCTTTGAAGGCCTGGCTGGCAGAGGAGCAAACCGAGCGGATCCCAAGTCATCCCACAGCCGCCCAGCAGTGGCTGCAGCTCTTGGTTTTCTTCTGCTCACTGCTCCAAGGCTGCCGTGGATCCCCCCACACACCTTTTTTCCTTGCTAACTGAACACGGTGCAATGCATCCCAGCCCAGTGGCTGTTTGTGGAGCTGCCACTCCAAAACTGCTCAGCCCCAAGACAAACACACTTCGGATGTGCCCTGGTCCCCCCTGAGTGCCCAGGCTGGTTGGAAGGACAGCTACACCCCACATGAACACTGAGTTTTCCTCACAAACCCCAGTACATCCGCTGCAGTTCCCTCACCATTACTCTCTCCACGCTGACCTTCATGGTTTGAGCTCTGTGCAGGAGGTGGCCCACATGGTGGCTCCCCAGACGTGTCACCCAACACCAGGCCCCACAGGAAGCCTCCCAGCTGCATCAGCGCAGAGCCTTCAAAGCAGCTGCCGAAACAACCCACAGACATGCTTTACACACTGAGTCCACCTTCTCCTGCCCACGGACATCAGGAGCATGGAGATGTGTCAGAGGGAAGTGCTCAGGAGGACCCATGAAGGTGTCCCACAAGCTAGTAGCATGGCGCTGCTGTCCCCACACCGTGCTGCTGATTGGGCCGGAGCTTCCAGAGCAGGACAGCAGCATGGGAGATGACAGTGCAGGAAACACCTCCCCACGACCAGCATCTCCTGGTGCTGAGGCTTCACGGTGTGCAGAGGTACTCATCGGACCAGCTGGTGCAGTGCTGGACGCTGTCGCGGCACAGCGACCTGGGCACGCAGGCGCAGTACTCGTGGAAcacggggctgcagctccaccaTGCTGACCCGCACGGAGGGCAGGCGGACACTGCGGGGACGAGAAACCAGGaacagaaatgctgctgctgcacgcACCAGGAGCCTCCTTCCTAACACCGGCAGCTATTGAAAAGACAGCAGTGATGACCCTGAGTCTGCGAACCCACCAAAGAGACGTTTTTATGATCTTTGGGGCAGAGATGCCACCCTGGGAGGAATGGCCAGCTGTAATTCACTTGTTTAGCAGGCTACCCTAGACAAAGCTGCTGTTACAGACAGGTCTCACTGGAGGTTCAAAACCTCAGGGGGTGATTTAGgaagaaagctgctgctcatttTTGAGCAGAGGTGGATTTAAGTCACAGAGACACACTCAGTCCCCCCTTGATCTTCGGGACATACCTGTCTCCTGACCAAGGACCAGAGGCTTGTTTTGAATGATTGCTGCTGATACAGCTGTGCATCAAGATGGAAATACTCTGTCCTCAACAAATCACAGAGAAAGAACAActtctggggctgggagcaAAGAATCATCAAGTCatttaggttgggaaagaccttcaAGACTGTTAactccaaccatcaacctgacctaccaagtcccaCCACCACACCATGTCCTTCAGAGCCATGTCCATAGAGTCATAGAACCattcaggctggaaaagaccttcaaagCATGGAGTCtctcccctcctggctgcctccAGTTTTTGGATGTTGAGGAGCCCACATGGTTCTCTCAAGACCTAGCCCAGCCATTTGTGTCTCAGAGGAGGGCACGAGCCTCCAGTTGTTCCCAGCAGAAGCACTGAGCACCACTCCTGTAAAACCTCTTCAGTCTCTCATGAGAGCAGGCCCTTTGCTTACTGTATCCAGAAGGCAGACTTACAGCTCCCTATCTCATCGGAGCAGTCCCCGCAGTCATTGATCCCGTTGCACCTCTTGTCGGCATAGACCCAGTGCGCAGGGTTACCACAGCGGAAAACCAGGTACGGCGGGAGGCTGCGGGGCAGGTCACCTGCAAGGGCAGAGACAGAGCCCGTGCTGAGCTCTTGGGGCACGGCTGTGCCTGCTGAAACAGGGACAGGCAGCTAACGAAGTGGTTAAATTAAGGCCCAGTTGGTGAGACAGGTCTTCAGAGCACAGCAGGAAGACCCGGGTGGGAAGATCTCAATGAAAGTGCTCACCACAGAGTTCCTCCTGCTCATCCTCTCCGTCTCTGCAGTTGGAGGTTCTGTCACAGACCTGGCTGGCCGGGATGCAGGTCACTCTGTCGTCACACAAGAAACCTGTCCGGTTATTGGAGGCTGCACAGAGGCGGTTTGCTGAAGGGAAAGCAAGAGACGCTGTTTTCTGACAGTCTCATGCTCACAGATGGTATGGGGAAGAGATGAAGATTTCAGAATCAAAAGAGGGGGGAATTCAGAAATTTATGTCATCTGGAAATAACTAGGGGCCAGAACCCATCTCCAGTGTCCTCCTGGTGGGTGCCAGCAGCTTGAGTTGTGCCACCCGGAGTTTCCACAGTTGAGGATCAGTTCAGGGCCACCTCTCTCAGcccctttccttctccccaccACTGTTCCCCTCAGCACCGCTTTCTACCTCCCCCATGGGGCCAACGACGACCCTCACAGGACCGACCTGGTGAGCGTGGTGGGAGCCCCAGCGCCACCGCCAGGCCCACGATGGCCACCgtggcagccaggaggagcagTGAGGTGACACAGACACATCTCGGTGGGCAGCACAGGCGGGCCCCACGCGGCCGGCAGCAGCCTGTCGGGAGGCAAAGGAGAaaggtgaggggctggggagggtccAGGGGGGCTCTGGGCTGGTGTGGGGCTGCTGAGGTGTGGGTGAGACTCTCCTCTACCATGCCAGCAGTTTGAGTTTTAATAGTTCAGGCACTTCTGTCACCCAAAGGTGAATTAGCAGCTCGAAATGGTGACAACTGGACAGTGAGCagcccctttccctccccagaGACATCGCAGGATAcaacaggctgcagcctcccggGGAGCCCAGCCTGCAGAAGGTTACTGACATAAATCAAGCAAAATCAGGAAGTTAAAGGCCAAAACCACAGCCATTGCAACACAGAGCAGCACACGTACGAGCTGACCAGCTGCCTTGGCTCTTGGCAACGCCAGAACTGCGTGTCTAAACCCAGCGGTAACTTCTCTCAGATTCCTCTCTATTCCCAGACcgacaggaaaaaatgaatgtgGTCATCTGAGAAACACACACACTTGCGTAACGGGTCACTAAAGACAACTCTGTGTGAATAACTGGATTTTGGTGCTTCTGAACATGAAGAGCCTTCATGAAAAAGTTAGGATTTCTTAGCTGTGCCTCACACTCGCTCAATTGCTGCGTGTTGTAGAAGGCAAAGATACACCCATGGCTCAGCCACAAAGGGATCCAGGCTGCAGTAACCAACCCCTCCGTCAGGCATGAACAGGAATCAAAGGCAGGACATCGCAGTTTAAAAGCTAAGCGGTGAATTACAGCGTGTCTGTGCCTACAGGACAATGCCTTTGACCAAACAGACACGAGTATAAAATAATAGCAGTGAGGAAACGCTGTTATGAGGCAATCTGCAGGTTTCCTGTTGATTGTATGTGATCtcaccttttctttcttaatgtGGACAAAATTTGCTGAAGCTTAAAGCATATAGAAAGCCCACAGAAATAGTTATAAACCTCATCTGCAACAGAGGAATATCACATATCATGTTACTATACCATAAGACTGCCAACTCCAGGCCaacaaaaagcagctgaagtCTATTAATTTTATAGTCTGGATGTTTCACTACAGAGGGGGAAAACATCAGTCTCAACAGATCATAAATACTGCCTGTATTTTACATTGCCTAGACAGTTTCAGTTGGTTTACAGTTCAATAACAGAAATGTTAAGCTTGGCATTACATTCGTTACCTCTTTCTTCAGAGAAGGGCTTTGCTGGATGAAAAGGAGCTAC contains the following coding sequences:
- the LRRC42 gene encoding leucine-rich repeat-containing protein 42, which encodes MSCWLHSESWLDTGPIYVRENGKLHVVNQGAGGIHNVPPKARPFRLFSRGFSVELCMNREDDRARRQRTDHFIFTYTKEGNLRYSAKSLFSLVLGYISDNVDHIDSLIGFPEQIAEKLFSAAEARQKFTEPVTGLRALQKFTEAYGNLVLCSLCLRNRYLLISEKLEEIKSFRDLTCLDLSCCKLGDEHELLEHLTKEALSSVKRLLLKDNALSDAGLRRMTAPVRVLKKGLENLLVLDLSCNPKITDVGIGYILCFKKLNCLDISGTGLKDVNAVIKRIQTQIGLVHSEVPLKEFDHSNCRTEGWAEQTVLQWEQAVMEAVKPQEDLRSRTAAQHFYGKTRRTEEAVKCKLEETETKASGNLQFYKEKVQNCHSPLKKEVAGSHESKNNKKRALAEQERERTSKQKHLCLTVEDWDLLNTY
- the LDLRAD1 gene encoding low-density lipoprotein receptor class A domain-containing protein 1 isoform X2, producing the protein MAERNGDVAPFHPAKPFSEERGCCRPRGARLCCPPRCVCVTSLLLLAATVAIVGLAVALGLPPRSPANRLCAASNNRTGFLCDDRVTCIPASQVCDRTSNCRDGEDEQEELCGDLPRSLPPYLVFRCGNPAHWVYADKRCNGINDCGDCSDEIGSLSACPPCGSAWWSCSPVFHEYCACVPRSLCRDSVQHCTSWSDEYLCTP
- the LDLRAD1 gene encoding low-density lipoprotein receptor class A domain-containing protein 1 isoform X1, with amino-acid sequence MNKTHPQRNGDVAPFHPAKPFSEERGCCRPRGARLCCPPRCVCVTSLLLLAATVAIVGLAVALGLPPRSPANRLCAASNNRTGFLCDDRVTCIPASQVCDRTSNCRDGEDEQEELCGDLPRSLPPYLVFRCGNPAHWVYADKRCNGINDCGDCSDEIGSLSACPPCGSAWWSCSPVFHEYCACVPRSLCRDSVQHCTSWSDEYLCTP